A part of Sander vitreus isolate 19-12246 chromosome 8, sanVit1, whole genome shotgun sequence genomic DNA contains:
- the ankrd26 gene encoding ankyrin repeat domain-containing protein 26 isoform X6: protein MKKIFSFTKKKKHPSGTPDNWSVLSVGYELKEKDLGKVHKAASVGDLAKLKQLAKKNDINQLDKENRTALHIACASGHVEVVQFLVESKAKLNLCDNQNRSALMKAVQCQHERCVSILVENHAEPNLVDINGNTALHLAANIPSISATVLLLEHGADINAQNKEGFTPLTVSVREDHIEMAEFLLKEGASVNFMDQGQRSPLMIAAGNGQISMLRLLLRFDADITLKDTKGWSADDYAVMNGHHPCSLLIIEHSTQRNDGPSLSRQGPSKKKTKPLLGSPSQDVEAGFSLGGPATDKDDFEDNSQSESLSRVSKSAADEWASSEDDNESVLIEKKPQKVNLRKMIASKRREASALSDRSLSSTESEPESENRVQTIPSLPKALPSSKAPQRPVDPSPASFLPKAPQMTSTPLPSYGKKEDSTEDEDDDNDQEEEGDEEEGDEEEKEEDDVSGENDQPEESGESLDATSPVPETEVSKDKKRDFLSELGLEKGEEEQDSWDSESHSENLNMPHKEKQSLHAQDQEEMSTVEEEIKENLLYIPSFLRGEGGNRMAVLEPRRSVGRPRGSQGEVGNDNNGDDNGGEHADEGDTIQKETEKAKWEPLRVLSKLEGDNERKTDLMEELGLGDVDDLEDASDWDSASTTSKRTLPSRRMPSPGLEEFPECSSPSVKEQDEVIAPAAPLTPQRSINSNKTMPSTPPQPAPQPQPRARKMALQKSESEEESDCEPDNVASSCNAAKIDNQLPNIAELQAVVTPGSPELSPMARDSISNLESEKRQQKRIDEAVDTCQLDLNPCPSGHGGSDGGEKDSDFEDERSPAERGKAGNVPWENRYEKLWVEVEKREVKSTFKNVAGELKEKFGELLKSRSSTEEEQATAEFTSAEEESSDEDEEGEVIVRPMARARSTVLLTIPEQRESGLEDSVTESTDNSLCENTMPVCEPLASESVMFPEPDLLTDDVLEESLSPQLATAQRDRCLSPVTTTFTDNHTVPTLDVDQSTFLKDSAKLGTFHKPHLDRIWKDNGANGDEAEKNNASSDEDPEELINSRPPSLSRRSASIQGVSDEELEEDMERFKLEVGRETTRIAMLVHKFSTSWDTGGTALEEVGPEKPETSARAICQEQQPVATKSTNGAPVQLHLPLQQTYNSNRQEGQAVEETLQLELVRGARRSRAPQTNIHVNGDPLSVFDDSTLSEVSDDEGRFPTSGKQKTENPEVEMAEDFDELSQSSDTATDDIDSPTSGYRHASLLIQKLDSATLDSRSMVKLQNIFHEYERSIQKARSRHGYLADKVSHLEMERAELKSSLEEVKDVKSALERNQLELQTEVTNLKFQLKQEQENRRNATMMYDTTRDKLRRMEEQHQLEVQERQKVELTLRNLELEMRTLVNNIKQLEEDHSESQRLLAQERSARTLQENLLNSHLRKQQEIEDENKRNMSKSNEALSQLTEASDRERELLQQTASFQEQLTSLRTDLERSQANSSLRESHLLEENEALKEQLEDARRDLKLNSEALTQTVFNCNNQVTTLKSELAMTTTRLENERQTREALDAEVESTRTRLAGAMKEAELCRAANTDTERALLREKDEHQRVKDRFTGEAANQREAVSSLSQKLAKAETRANSMENEVHRATLQLTEKGLLLEVLQREKDQAALRVKELEAALQAERELVSRAGARQEAAQERLAQTQSECMLLRQQLEEAQNKGVAKERAVTDAQERFSDILSKLQSDCEERVQLVEERNKELASKAADLRDQIYKLEEEKSERETSVRQLQQELADSLKKLSMSEASLEVNTRYRNDLEEEKARLFKDLDRLKGKLEESEDQYVQAERRINSLKSCLDEREKQLTTTAQKLQEVLSASAASDTTIKQLEEAVQRLEIENARLEAAAKQQSNKIDALQKGAQEFAMLSDRSPGGGVGIVDVGLVSLCQRSFGGLGYKPPKQ, encoded by the exons ATGAAGAAGATATTCAGCTTTACTAAGAAAAAGAAACACCCGTCTGGTACTCCTGACAATTGGAGTGTGCTCTCTGTTGGCTATGAACTGAAAGAAAAGGACCTCGGGAAGGTTCACAAGGCTGCCTCAGTGGGAGATTTGGCAAAGTTGAAGCAGCTTGCTAAAAAGAATGATATCAATCAACTTGACAAGGAGAACAG AACTGCACTTCATATTGCCTGCGCCAGTGGACATGTTGAGGTGGTGCAATTCCTCGTTGAGAGCAAAGCCAAGCTTAACCTATGTGACAATCAAAATAGATCCGCCTTAATGAAG GCAGTGCAATGCCAGCATGAGCGCTGTGTGAGCATACTGGTGGAGAATCATGCCGAGCCTAACCTGGTGGATATCAATGGCAATACAGCCCTACATTTAGCAGCAAATATCCCATCCATTTCCGCTACTGTCCTGTTGCTGGAGCATGGGGCTGACATCAATGCTCAAAATAAG GAGGGATTCACACCCTTGACTGTGTCAGTCCGTGAGGACCATATCGAGATGGCTGAGTTTCTCCTAAAGGAGGGTGCTAGTGTGAATTTTATGGACCAAGGCCAAAG GTCCCCATTAATGATAGCTGCTGGGAATGGACAAATCAGTATGTTGCGGCTGCTCTTGCGGTTTGACGCAGATATCACACTAAAGGATACCAAAGGATGGTCAGCTGATGACTACGCAGTGATGAATGGGCATCATCC TTGTTCTCTCCTGATCATTGAGCACAGTACCCAGAGGAATGATGGGCCCTCCCTATCACGTCAAGGTCCGagcaaaaagaagacaaaaccgCTGTTGGGCAGTCCTTCCCAAGATGTTGAAGCCGGCTTCTCTTTGGGAGGGCCAGCCACTGACAAAGATG ATTTTGAAGACAATTCTCAGTCGGAGTCACTAAGTCG GGTTTCAAAAAGTGCTGCAGATGAATGGGCTTCATCAGAAGATGATAATGAATCGGTTTTAATCGAAAAG AAACCACAGAAGGTAAACCTAAGGAAAATGATTGCATCTAAAAGGAGAGAAG CTTCTGCACTGTCTGACAGATCCTTGAGCAGTACAGAATCTGAGCCAGAGAGTGAGAATAGAGTCCAGACAATTCCATCCCTCCCAAAGGCTTTACCATCCAGCAAAGCTCCACAGCGCCCAGTAGATCCCTCTCCCGCTTCCTTCCTTCCCAAAGCACCCCAGATGACTTCTACCCCTCTTCCAAGCTACGGAAAG AAAGAAGATTCCACtgaggatgaggatgatgataatgaccaagaggaggagggagacgaggaggagggagacgaggaggagaaagaagaagacgACGTCTCAGGTGAAAATGATCAACCCGAAGAGAGTGGAGAGTCCCTTGACGCCACTTCACCTGTTCCTGAGACAGAAGTCTCTAAAGATAAGAAAAGAG ATTTCCTGTCCGAGCTGGGTCTAgagaagggagaggaggagcaggattCTTGGGACTCTGAG TCCCACTCTGAAAACCTCAATATGCCACATAAAGAGAAACAAAGTTTGCATGCTCAGGATCAAGAAGAGATGTCCACTGTTGAAGAAGAGATTAAAGAAA ACTTGTTGTATATCCCCTCTTTTTTAAGAGGGGAAGGAGGCAATAGGATGGCAGTCCTAGAGCCTCGGAGGAGTGTAGGCAGGCCAAGAGGCAGCCAGGGAGAGG TTGGAAACGACAATAATGGTGATGATAATGGAGGCGAACATGCCGATGAAGGTGATACTATACAGAAAGAG ACTGAGAAGGCAAAATGGGAACCACTTCGTGTTTTGAGCAAACTTGAAGGAGATAACGAACGAAAGACCG ACTTAATGGAAGAGCTTGGTCTTGGTGATGTTGATGATCTTGAAG ATGCATCGGACTGGGACTCAGCCAGCACTACCAGTAAGAGAACCCTGCCCAGCCGCAGAATGCCCTCCCCTGGACTTGAGGAGTTCCCGGAATGCTCCTCTCCATCTGTCAAAGAGCAGGATGAAGTCATTGCTCCAGCAGCCCCCCTGACACCTCAGAGGAGCATCAACTCCAACAAGACAATGCCCAGCACACCCCCTCAACCTGCGCCCCAACCACAGCCTCGAGCAAGGAAGATGGCGCTTCAGAAATCAGAGAGTGAAGAAG AATCAGATTGTGAACCAGACAATGTGGCGTCCTCTTGCAATGCAGCCAAGATTGACAATCAGCTGCCAAACATAGCTGAGCTTCAGGCAGTGGTTACACCAG GTTCCCCTGAGCTCTCACCGATGGCAAGAGACAGTATAAGTAATCTAGAGTCTGAAAAGCGGCAACAAAAG AGGATAGATGAGGCAGTAGATACATGCCAGTTAGATCTGAACCCATGTCCATCTGGCCATGGGGGCTCTGACGGTGGAGAAAAGGATAGTGACTTTGAAGATGAGCGCAGTCCTGCGGAAAGAGGTAAAGCGGGTAATGTCCCGTGGGAGAATCGTTATGAGAAGCTCTGGGTAGAGGTGGAGAAAAGGGAGGTCAAATCCACCTTCAAGAATGTTGCTGGTGAATTAAAAGAGAAGTTTGGAGAACTGCTCAAATCAAGAAGTTCCACAGAAGAAGAACAGGCCACAGCTGAATTTACTTCTGCAGAAGAAGAGTCaagtgatgaagatgaagaaggagaagtcatTGTGCGCCCCATGGCCAGAGCGAGGAGTACCGTCCTCCTCACTATACCTGAGCAGAGGGAGTCTGGACTAGAAGACTCTGTGACGGAGTCAACTGACAACTCCTTATGCGAGAACACGATGCCGGTCTGTGAGCCCCTGGCTAGTGAGAGCGTCATGTTTCCAGAGCCAGATCTACTCACTGATGATGTTCTGGAGGAGTCTCTTTCACCTCAACTCGCCACAGCACAAAGAGACCGCTGCTTATCTCCTGTTACCACAACTTTTACTGATAATCATACCGTACCCACGTTGGATGTAGACCAGAGCACATTCTTAAAAGATTCGGCCAAACTCGGGACATTCCACAAACCACATCTGGACCGCATCTGGAAGGACAACGGTGCTAATGGTGATGAAGCTGAGAAAAACAATGCGAGTTCAGACGAGGATCCTGAAGAACTCATCAATTCTCGTCCCCCCTCACTAAGTAGACGTTCAGCATCCATCCAAGGTGTTTCTGATGAGGAGCTGGAAGAGGACATGGAAAGATTTAAACTTGAG GTTGGCAGGGAGACGACAAGGATTGCTATGCTAGTGCACAAATTTAGTACTTCCTGGGATACTGGTGGAACGGCATTGGAAGAAGTCGGTCCTGAGAAACCTGAGACCAGTGCAAGAGCAATTTGCCAGGAACAGCAGCCTGTGGCCACCAAGAG CACCAACGGGGCACCAGTGCAATTGCATCTCCCACTCCAGCAGACCTACAATAGCAACAGACAGGAGGGCCAAGCTGTAGAGGAGACCTTACAGCTGGAGCTGGTCAGAGGGGCCCGGCGCAGCAGAGCCCCTCAGACCAACATTCATGTCAATGGAGATCCTCTTTCTGTGTTTGATGATAGCACTTTAAGTGAAGTGTCGGACGATGAAGGAAG GTTTCCAACCAGCGGAAAACAGAAAACTGAG AACCCTGAAGTTGAGATGGCAGAAGACTTTGATGAACTCAGTCAGTCATCCGACACAGCTACAGATGACATTGACTCTCCCACTTCAGGCTATCGTCACGCATCCCTCCTCATTCAGAAGCTGGACTCAGCCACTTTGG ACTCGAGAAGCATGGTGAAACTGCAGAACATTTTCCACGAATATGAGCGCTCCATCCAAAAGGCAAGGAGTCGCCATGGGTACCTGGCAGACAAGGTGAGCCATCTGGAGATGGAGAGGGCGGAGTTGAAGAGCTCTTTGGAGGAAGTTAAAGATGTTAAATCTGCCTTGGAGCGCAACCAGCTGGAACTGCAGACTGAAGTCACAAACCTCAA ATTTCAGCTGAAACAAGAGCAGGAAAATCGCCGCAACGCCACCATGATGTACGACACAACCCGAGATAAGCTCAGGAGGATGGAGGAGCAGCATCAGCTGGAGGTTCAGGAGAGACAAAAGGTGGAGCTTACCCTCAGGAATCTGGAGCTGGAGATGAGAACACTGGTCAACAACATTAAACAG CTTGAAGAggaccacagtgagagccagaGACTGCTGGCTCAGGAGCGCAGTGCTCGGACGCTGCAGGAGAATCTGCTCAACAGCCATCTCCGTAAGCAGCAGGAGATAGAGGATGAGAACAAAAGAAACATGAGCAAAAGCAATGAG GCTTTGTCCCAACTCACTGAAGCCAGTGACAGGGAGAGGGAGTTGCTCCAGCAGACTGCTAGCTTCCAGGAGCAGCTGACCAGCCTGAGAACAGACCTTGAGCGCTCGCAGGCCAACAGCAGTCTCAGAGAGAGCCATCTTTTGGAAGAGAACGAGGCCCTCAAGGAACAGCTAGAAGACGCTCGTCGAGATCTCAAACTCAACAGTGAAGCCCTGACCCAAACCGTCTTCAACTGCAATAACCAGGTGACCACCCTGAAGTCTGAGTTAGCTATGACAACAACCCGGCTGGAAAATGAGCGGCAGACTCGCGAAGCACTGGATGCAGAGGTGGAGTCCACTCGTACCCGCCTGGCTGGAGCCATGAAGGAGGCAGAGCTTTGCCGGGCAGCTAACACAGACACCGAGAGAGCTCTGCTCCGGGAGAAAGATGAACACCAGCGTGTTAAAGACAGATTCACAG gtgAAGCAGCCAATCAACGCGAGGCAGTCAGCAGCCTGTCACAGAAGCTGGCCAAGGCAGAGACTCGTGCAAACAGCATGGAAAATGAAGTTCATCGGGCCACGCTGCAGCTGACGGAGAAGGGCCTGCTGCTGGAGGTCCTACAGCGGGAGAAGGACCAGGCAGCTTTACGTGTCAAGGAGTTAGAAGCGGCTCTGCAGGCCGAGAGAGAGCTGGTCAGCCGTGCCGGAGCACGCCAAGAGGCCGCGCAGGAGCGACTTGCCCAAACCCAGAGCGAGTGCATGCTACTGCGGCAACAGCTAGAGGAGGCCCAAAACAAAGGTGTTGCAAAGGAGCGTGCTGTTACAGATGCCCAAGAGCGCTTCAGTGACATTCTGTCCAAGCTGCAATCTGACTGCGAAGAGAGAGTACAACTAGTGGAGGAGAGAAATAAGGAGCTCGCCAGTAAGGCTGCTGATCTTCGAGATCAGATCTACAAGTtagaggaagagaagagtgaaagagag ACAAGTGTAAGGCAGCTGCAGCAGGAGCTAGCCGACTCACTCAAGAAGCTGTCAATGAGTGAAGCTTCTCTGGAGGTCAACACACGCTATCGCAATGACCTGGAAGAGGAGAAGGCTCGGCTCTTTAAAGACTTGGACAGGCTCAAAGGAAAG CTGGAGGAAAGCGAAGACCAGTATGTGCAGGCTGAGAGACGTATTAACAGTCTAAAGAGCTGTCTGGATGAAAGGGAGAAGCAACTCACCACTACTGCTCAGAAACTGCAGGAGGTGCTGTCGGCCTCAGCAGCTTCTGATACCACCATCAAACAGCTGGAGGAAGCTGTGCAaag GCTTGAGATAGAGAACGCCAGGCTGGAAGCTGCTGCAAAGCAACAGTCCAACAAAATTGATGCACTTCAGAAAGGGGCTCAGGAATTTGCCATG CTATCTGATCGCTCGCCTGGAGGAGGGGTTGGTATTGTGGATGTAGGCTTAGTTTCTCTGT GTCAGAGGTCATTTGGAGGACTTGGTTACAAACCTCCAAAGCAGTAA